A section of the Etheostoma cragini isolate CJK2018 chromosome 12, CSU_Ecrag_1.0, whole genome shotgun sequence genome encodes:
- the LOC117954605 gene encoding tripartite motif-containing protein 16-like, whose amino-acid sequence MPVEMAQSGVQLDRETFSCVICLDLLKDPVTILCGHSYCMNCIKRHWDEENGKKIYSCPQCRKTLTPRPVLLKDTMLAVLVEELKKTGLQAAPVDHCYAGPEDVACDVCTGRKLKAVKSCLVCLVSYCDQHLQPHYVSPAFDKHKLVEPSKKLQNNFCSRHDEVMKMFCRTDQQCICYLCSVDEHKGHNTVSAAAERTERQKELEESRENIQQRIQDREKDVKLLQQQAEAINRSADKVVEDSEKIFTELIRLMEKRRSNVEQNVRLHQKSEVSRVKELQEKLEQEITELKRKDAEMKKLSDTEDHNQFLHNYSSLSPLGESTSSIDLRPQRYFEDVTATVSELRDKLQGITGEKWTNIFEVDVSLQQPEPKIRADFLKYSCELTLDPHTVNRHLVLSQGNQKATSFIEEQSYPSHPDRFTDCRQVLSRESLTGRCYWEVEWGGRGAHVAVAYKNISRAQSSGQCGFGFNDKSWALDCYRRSFLHNKVQTPVPGPVSSRLGVYLDHSAGTLSFYSVSDDTMTLLHRVQTTFTQPLHAGLWLLSCGTTAKFCKTK is encoded by the coding sequence ATGCCAGTGGAGATGGCACAGTCAGGAGTTCAGCTGGACCGGGAAACCTTCTCTTGTGTGATCTGTCTGGATCTCCTGAAGGATCCGGTGACTATTCTCTGTGGACACAGCTACTGCATGAACTGTATCAAACGCCACTGGGATGAAGAGAATGGGAAGAAAATCTACAGCTGTCCTCAGTGTAGGAAGACCCTCACACCGAGGCCTGTCTTGCTGAAAGACACCATGTTAGCAGTTCTagtggaggagctgaagaagaCTGGACTCCAAGCTGCTCCTGTTGATCACTGCTATGCTGGACCTGAAGATGTGGCCTGTGATGTCTGCACTGGGAGAAAACTGAAAGCAGTCAAGTCCTGTCTGGTGTGTCTGGTCTCTTACTGTGATCAACACCTTCAGCCTCATTATGTCTCCCCTGCGTTTGATAAACACAAGCTGGTGGAGCCGTCCAAGAAGCTCCAAAATAACTTCTGCTCTCGTCATGATGAGGTGATGAAGATGTTCTGCCGTACTGATCAGCAGTGTATCTGTTATCTCTGCTCTGTGGATGAACATAAAGGCCACAACACAGTCTCAGCTGCAGCAGAAAGGACTGAGAGGCAGAAAGAGCTTGAGGAGAGTCGAGAGAACATCCAGCAGAGAATCCAGGACCGAGAGAAAGATGTGAAGCTGCTTCAACAGCAGGCGGAGGCCATCAATCGCTCTGCTGATAAAGTAGTGGAGGACAGCGAGAAGATCTTCACCGAGCTGATCCGTCTCATGGAGAAAAGACGCTCCAATGTGGAGCAAAATGTCCGATTGCATCAGAAAAGTGAGGTGAGTCGAGTCAAAGAGCTTCAGGAGAAGCTGGAGCAGGAGATCACTGAGCTGAAGAGGAAAGACGCTGAGATGAAGAAGCTCTCAGACACAGAGGATCACAACCAGTTTCTCCACAACTACTCCTCACTGTCACCACTCGGTGAATCTACATCCAGCATAGATCTCCGTCCTCAGCGCTACTTTGAGGATGTGACAGCAACTGTGTCAGAATTAAGAGATAAACTACAAGGCATTACGGGAGAGAAATGGACGAATATCTTCGAAGTGGATGTTTCACTGCAACAACCAGAGCCAAAGATCAGAGCTGACTTCTTAAAATATTCATGTGAACTCACACTGGATCCACACACAGTGAACCGGCATCTGGTATTATCTCAGGGGAACCAAAAAGCAACATCATTCATAGAAGAACAGTCTTATCCTAGTCACCCGGACAGATTCACTGACTGTCGACAGGTCCTGAGTAGAGAGAGTCTGACCGGACGTTGCTACTGGGAGGTGGAGTGGGGGGGGAGAGGAGCTCATGTAGCAGTCGCATACAAGAACATCAGCAGAGCACAGAGCTCGGGTCAATGTGGATTTGGATTCAATGACAAGTCTTGGGCGTTAGACTGTTACAGAAGAAGTTTTTTGCACAACAAAGTCCAAACTCCCGTCCCAGGTCCTGTGTCCTCCAGACTAGGAGTGTACCTGGATCACAGCGCCGGTACCCTGTCCTTCTACAGCGTCTCTGATGACACCatgaccctcctccacagagtCCAGACTACGTTCACTCAGCCGCTCCACGCTGGACTTTGGCTCTTATCTTGTGGCACCACTGCTAAGTTCTGTAAAACCAAGTAG
- the stard3nl gene encoding STARD3 N-terminal-like protein, with protein MDSRCSSSADSRRTGRGPGSNIGTPIGARGDSCEVGEKKCISDVRRTFCLFVTFDLLFITMLWIIELNVNGGIQKQLEKEVLHYDYHASFFDIFLLAVFRFAALILAYAVCKLRHWWAIAITTATSCAFLIVKVILSKLLSQGAFGYLLPIISFVLAWIETWLLDFKVLPQENEDENRYQSIMDATERFPPLGPGPLSDGQFYSPPESVADSDEELDDKHDPEIGLIQ; from the exons ATGGACAGCCGATGCAGCAGCAGCGCCGACTCACGGCGGACCGGCAGGGGGCCCGGGTCCAACATCGGCACGCCCATCGGCGCCAGAGGGGATTCGTGCGAAGTTGGGGAGAAGAAGTGCATCTCGGACGTGAGGAGGACCTTCTGCCTCTTCGTCACCTTTGACCTCCTGTTCATCACAATGCTCTGGATCATAGAGCTCAAT gTGAACGGCGGCATTCAGAAGCAGCTGGAGAAAGAAGTCCTGCACTACGACTACCACGCCTCCTTCTTTGACATCTTT CTCCTGGCTGTTTTCAGGTTTGCCGCCCTCATCCTGGCGTACGCCGTCTGTAAGCTTCGCCACTGGTGGGCCATCGCG ATCACCACGGCAACCAGCTGTGCTTTCCTCATTGTTAAAGTCATTTTATCAAAG CTGCTCTCTCAGGGGGCCTTTGGGTACCTGCTGCCCATCATCTCCTTCGTGTTGGCCTGGATAGAAACATGGCTGCTCGACTTCAAGGTCCTGCCTCAGGAGAACGAAGACGAAAACA GATATCAGTCCATCATGGACGCCACAGAGCGATTCCCCCCCCTGGGTCCAGGGCCTTTATCTGACGGACAGTTCTACTCTCCACCAGAGTCCGTGGCAG ACTCCGACGAGGAACTGGATGATAAACACGATCCAGAAATAGGACTCATTCAGTAG
- the LOC117954612 gene encoding tripartite motif-containing protein 16-like isoform X1, with translation MNCIKEFWDKKDKKKIHSCPQCRKTFTPRPVVVKNTMLAVIVEKLKKTGHQAAPADHCYAGPEDVACDFCTGRKLKAVKSCLVCLVSYCDQHILPHYDCAAFEKHKLVEPSKNLQENICSRHDEVMKMFCRTDQQCICYLCSVDEHQGHDTVSAAAERTERQKELKGSREDIQQRIQDREKDVKLLQWEVEAINLSADKVVEDSKKIFTELIRLMEKRSSDVEQMVRVQQESEVSRVKELQEKLEQEITELKRKDAEMKKLSDTEDHNQFLHNYSSLSPLSKSKSSINIRPLRYFEDVTAAVSEARDKLQELLNEKWTNISLTVTEVEVLLSQPEPKTRDDFLKYSRELTLDPNTAHPVLLLSEGNRRATVIEQQSYFHHPDRFKDWCQVLSKESLTGRCYWEVEWRGGGIDVAVAYKNISRAGRPNECGFGHNDKSWALHCQDNSFIFRYNNVQIYVSGTVSSRLGVYLDHRAGTLSFYSVSDDTMTLLHRVQTTFTQPLYARLRFYYNYGDTAEFCKLK, from the exons ATGAACTGTATTAAAGAGTTCTGGGATAAAAAGGACAAGAAGAAAATCCACAGCTGTCCTCAGTGTAGGAAGACCTTCACACCGAGGCCTGTTGTTGTCAAAAACACCATGTTAGCAGTTATAGTGGAGAAACTGAAGAAGACTGGACACCAGGCTGCTCCTGCTGATCACTGCTATGCTGGACCTGAAGATGTGGCCTGTGATTTCTGCACTGGGAGAAAACTGAAAGCAGTCAAGTCCTGTCTGGTGTGTCTGGTCTCTTACTGTGATCAACACATTCTGCCTCATTATGACTGTGCTGCGTTTGAGAAACACAAGCTGGTGGAGCCGTCCAAGAATCTCCAGGAGAACATCTGCTCTCGTCATGATGAGGTGATGAAGATGTTCTGCCGTACTGATCAGCAGTGTATCTGTTATCTCTGCTCTGTGGATGAACATCAAGGCCACGACACAGTCTCAGCTGCAGCAGAAAGGACTGAGAGGCAGAAAGAGCTCAAGGGGAGTCGAGAAGACATCCAGCAGAGAATCCAGGACCGAGAGAAAGATGTGAAGCTGCTTCAATGGGAGGTGGAGGCCATCAATCTCTCTGCTGATAAAGTAGTGGAGGACAGCAAGAAGATCTTCACTGAGCTGATCCGTCTCATGGAGAAAAGAAGCTCTGATGTGGAGCAGATGGTCCGAGTTCAGCAGGAAAGTGAAGTGAGTCGAGTCAAAGAGCTTCAGGAGAAGCTGGAGCAGGAGATCACTGAGCTGAAGAGGAAAGACGCTGAGATGAAGAAGCTCTCAGACACAGAGGATCACAACCAGTTTCTCCACAACTACTCCTCACTGTCACCACTCAGTAAATCTAAATCCAGCATCAATATCCGTCCTCTGCGCTACTTTGAGGATGTGACAGCGGCCGTGTCCGAAGCCAGAGATAAACTACAGGAGCTTCTAAATGAGAAATGGACAAACATCTCACTGACTGTGACTGAAGTGGAGGTTTTACTGTCACAACCAGAGCCCAAGACCAGAGATGACTTCCTTAAATATTCACGTGAACTCACACTGGATCCAAACACAGCACACCCAGTGCTGTTATTATCTGAGGGGAACAGAAGAGCAACAGTAATTGAACAACAGTCTTATTTTCATCACCCAGACAGATTCAAGGACTGGTGTCAGGTCCTGAGTAAAGAAAGTCTGACTGGACGTTGTTACTGGGAG GTGGagtggaggggaggagggattGATGTAGCAGTCGCATACAAGAACATCAGCAGAGCAGGGAGACCGAATGAATGTGGATTTGGACACAATGACAAATCTTGGGCGTTACACTGTCAGGATAACTCTTTTATCTTTCGTTACAACAATGTCCAAATTTATGTCTCAGGTACTGTGTCTTCCAGACTAGGAGTGTACCTGGATCACAGGGCAGGGACTCTGTCCTTCTACAGCGTCTCTGATGACACCatgaccctcctccacagagtCCAGACCACGTTCACTCAGCCCCTCTACGCTAGACTACGGTTCTATTATAATTATGGAGACACTGCTGAGTTCTGTAAACTGAAATAG
- the LOC117954612 gene encoding tripartite motif-containing protein 16-like isoform X2, with amino-acid sequence MLAVIVEKLKKTGHQAAPADHCYAGPEDVACDFCTGRKLKAVKSCLVCLVSYCDQHILPHYDCAAFEKHKLVEPSKNLQENICSRHDEVMKMFCRTDQQCICYLCSVDEHQGHDTVSAAAERTERQKELKGSREDIQQRIQDREKDVKLLQWEVEAINLSADKVVEDSKKIFTELIRLMEKRSSDVEQMVRVQQESEVSRVKELQEKLEQEITELKRKDAEMKKLSDTEDHNQFLHNYSSLSPLSKSKSSINIRPLRYFEDVTAAVSEARDKLQELLNEKWTNISLTVTEVEVLLSQPEPKTRDDFLKYSRELTLDPNTAHPVLLLSEGNRRATVIEQQSYFHHPDRFKDWCQVLSKESLTGRCYWEVEWRGGGIDVAVAYKNISRAGRPNECGFGHNDKSWALHCQDNSFIFRYNNVQIYVSGTVSSRLGVYLDHRAGTLSFYSVSDDTMTLLHRVQTTFTQPLYARLRFYYNYGDTAEFCKLK; translated from the exons ATGTTAGCAGTTATAGTGGAGAAACTGAAGAAGACTGGACACCAGGCTGCTCCTGCTGATCACTGCTATGCTGGACCTGAAGATGTGGCCTGTGATTTCTGCACTGGGAGAAAACTGAAAGCAGTCAAGTCCTGTCTGGTGTGTCTGGTCTCTTACTGTGATCAACACATTCTGCCTCATTATGACTGTGCTGCGTTTGAGAAACACAAGCTGGTGGAGCCGTCCAAGAATCTCCAGGAGAACATCTGCTCTCGTCATGATGAGGTGATGAAGATGTTCTGCCGTACTGATCAGCAGTGTATCTGTTATCTCTGCTCTGTGGATGAACATCAAGGCCACGACACAGTCTCAGCTGCAGCAGAAAGGACTGAGAGGCAGAAAGAGCTCAAGGGGAGTCGAGAAGACATCCAGCAGAGAATCCAGGACCGAGAGAAAGATGTGAAGCTGCTTCAATGGGAGGTGGAGGCCATCAATCTCTCTGCTGATAAAGTAGTGGAGGACAGCAAGAAGATCTTCACTGAGCTGATCCGTCTCATGGAGAAAAGAAGCTCTGATGTGGAGCAGATGGTCCGAGTTCAGCAGGAAAGTGAAGTGAGTCGAGTCAAAGAGCTTCAGGAGAAGCTGGAGCAGGAGATCACTGAGCTGAAGAGGAAAGACGCTGAGATGAAGAAGCTCTCAGACACAGAGGATCACAACCAGTTTCTCCACAACTACTCCTCACTGTCACCACTCAGTAAATCTAAATCCAGCATCAATATCCGTCCTCTGCGCTACTTTGAGGATGTGACAGCGGCCGTGTCCGAAGCCAGAGATAAACTACAGGAGCTTCTAAATGAGAAATGGACAAACATCTCACTGACTGTGACTGAAGTGGAGGTTTTACTGTCACAACCAGAGCCCAAGACCAGAGATGACTTCCTTAAATATTCACGTGAACTCACACTGGATCCAAACACAGCACACCCAGTGCTGTTATTATCTGAGGGGAACAGAAGAGCAACAGTAATTGAACAACAGTCTTATTTTCATCACCCAGACAGATTCAAGGACTGGTGTCAGGTCCTGAGTAAAGAAAGTCTGACTGGACGTTGTTACTGGGAG GTGGagtggaggggaggagggattGATGTAGCAGTCGCATACAAGAACATCAGCAGAGCAGGGAGACCGAATGAATGTGGATTTGGACACAATGACAAATCTTGGGCGTTACACTGTCAGGATAACTCTTTTATCTTTCGTTACAACAATGTCCAAATTTATGTCTCAGGTACTGTGTCTTCCAGACTAGGAGTGTACCTGGATCACAGGGCAGGGACTCTGTCCTTCTACAGCGTCTCTGATGACACCatgaccctcctccacagagtCCAGACCACGTTCACTCAGCCCCTCTACGCTAGACTACGGTTCTATTATAATTATGGAGACACTGCTGAGTTCTGTAAACTGAAATAG
- the LOC117954604 gene encoding E3 ubiquitin/ISG15 ligase TRIM25-like, which translates to MAERRVRRVRETFTCVVCLDLLKDPVSTLCGHSYCLDCLRRHWDGEDGMKIYSCPQCRVTFTSRPALRRNTMLENLIKHMMETALEPAPADHCCAGPEDVSCAVCTESKLKTHNANLVSLVSYWDQHIQPHYDGAALEKLKLVEPSENLQENICSRHDEVKKMFCRTDKQCICYLCSVEEHRGHVTVSAAVERTERQKELEGSREHIQRRIQDREKDGKLFRQELETINRSANKVVKENKKVFTDMIHLLEKRRSEVEQQVRSQQKSEVSRVKELQEKLEQEITELKRKDAEMKKLSDIEDHNQFLQNYYTLSPLGESTDSPSLHLSQRRFIEHMKATVSGARDKIHDSVSRILARFPAPAPDVDVPRPNPPPGSQTRAEFLKYSQEIALDPNTANPLLLLSERNRKATLLIEKSSCSSHPDRFTECRQVLSREGLTGRCYWEVEWGGRGVQVAVAYKNISRAVSFRECAFGLNDQSWALDCYRRSFLHNRVQTPVPGPVSSRVGVDLDHSAGTLSFYSVSDDTMTLLHRVQTMCTQPLHAGFGFYCCGSTAKFRKVK; encoded by the coding sequence ATGGCGGAGAGACGTGTTCGGCGGGTCCGGGAAACCTTCACGTGTGTGGTCTGTCTGGACCTCCTGAAGGATCCGGTGTCTACTCTCTGTGGACACAGCTACTGCCTGGACTGCCTCAGACGCCACTGGGATGGAGAGGATGGGATGAAAATCTACAGCTGTCCTCAGTGTAGGGTGACCTTCACATCGAGGCCTGCACTCAGGAGAAACACCATGTTAGAAAATTTAATAAAGCACATGATGGAGACCGCACTGGAACCTGCTCCTGCTGATCACTGCTGTGCTGGACCTGAAGATGTGTCCTGTGCTGTCTGCACAGAGAGCAAACTGAAAACCCACAACGCCAATCTGGTGTCTCTGGTCTCGTACTGGGATCAACACATTCAGCCTCATTATGACGGTGCTGCGTTGGAGAAACTCAAGCTGGTGGAGCCCTCCGAGAACCTCCAGGAGAACATCTGCTCTCGTCACGATGAGGTTAAGAAGATGTTCTGCCGTACCGATAAGCAGTGTATCTGTTATCTCTGCTCTGTGGAGGAACATCGAGGCCACGTCACGGTCTCAGCTGCAGTAGAAAGGACTGAGAGGCAGAAAGAGCTCGAGGGGAGTCGAGAACACATCCAGCGGAGAATCCAGGACCGAGAGAAAGATGGGAAGCTGTTTCGACAGGAGCTGGAGACCATCAATCGCTCTGCTAATAAAGtagtgaaagaaaacaagaaggtCTTCACCGATATGATCCATCTCCTGGAGAAAAGACGCTCCGAAGTGGAGCAGCAGGTCAGATCGCAGCAGAAAAGTGAAGTGAGTCGAGTCAAAGAGCTTCAGGAGAAGCTGGAGCAGGAGATCACTGAGCTGAAGAGGAAAGACGCTGAGATGAAGAAGCTCTCAGACATAGAGGATCACAACCAGTTTCTCCAAAACTACTACACCCTGTCCCCCCTCGGTGAATCCACAGACTCCCCCAGCTTACATCTCAGTCAACGGCGCTTCATTGAGCACATGAAGGCGACCGTGTCAGGAGCCAGAGATAAAATACACGACAGTGTGAGCAGGATATTGGCCCGCTTCCCAGCGCCTGCGCCCGACGTGGATGTCCCACGGCCAAATCCACCACCAGGGTCCCAGACCAGAGCTGAATTCCTAAAATATTCACAGGAAATCGCACTGGATCCCAACACAGCAAACCCACTTCTGTTGTTATCTGAGAGGAACCGAAAAGCAACGTTACTCATAGAGAAGTCGTCCTGCTCCAGTCACCCGGACCGGTTCACCGAGTGTCGGCAGGTCCTGAGCAGAGAGGGTCTGACCGGACGTTGCTACTGGGAGGTGGAGTGGGGGGGGCGAGGCGTTCAGGTAGCAGTGGCGTACAAGAACATCAGCAGAGCAGTGAGCTTCCGTGAATGTGCATTTGGACTGAATGACCAGTCCTGGGCGTTGGACTGCTACAGAAGAAGTTTCTTGCACAACAGAGTCCAAACCCCCGTCCCCGGTCCTGTGTCCTCCAGAGTAGGAGTGGACCTGGACCACAGCGCCGGTACCCTGTCCTTCTACAGCGTCTCTGATGACACCatgaccctcctccacagagtCCAGACCATGTGCACTCAGCCCCTCCACGCTGGATTTGGGTTTTACTGTTGTGGATCCACTGCTAAGTTCAGGAAGGTCAAATAG